One part of the Prochlorococcus marinus str. MIT 9313 genome encodes these proteins:
- the metG gene encoding methionine--tRNA ligase: MTYTITTPLYYVNDKPHLGSLYTTMASDALARFQRLEGKQVMFVTGVDEHGQKIQRTAEGNNISPKHHCDQITRSYQNLWSRWGISNDRFIRTTSHRHQLLVEAFFHRVETSGDVYLGRQQGWYCVGCEEYKDEPPQAQSPCCPIHQKPLEWRDEENLFFKLSRFQSKIEDLISQPDFIWPVMRRNEIQNFVAQGLRDFSISRVDVDWGLPVPGYPKHTFYVWFDALVGYLSALLDDGGQVRIERLEECGWPASVHLIGKDILRFHAVYWPAMLISAGLPLPKQVFGHGFLTREGQKMGKSLGNVLDPEKLLEICGADAVRWYLLRDIQFGHDGDFQQKRFMDLVNNDLANTIGNLLNRTSTMARKWFEGSVPTHRDEIDYAHPLVTTAETTITIVRQSMPSMAFHDAAEAILKLAIAANVYLNETAPWSRMKTPGNEAEVADDLYSVLEACRLVGLLINPLVPSLSERLLNQLGLSIDGNDWSKGLAWGQLQSGALLPPSQPVMQRLELSSSL; the protein is encoded by the coding sequence ATGACCTATACCATTACGACCCCTCTTTACTACGTCAATGACAAGCCCCATCTAGGCAGCCTGTACACAACCATGGCCAGTGATGCACTGGCTCGTTTCCAGAGACTAGAAGGTAAGCAGGTCATGTTTGTTACAGGTGTCGATGAACACGGCCAGAAGATTCAACGCACAGCAGAAGGCAATAACATCAGCCCCAAACATCATTGTGATCAGATCACAAGGAGTTATCAAAATCTATGGTCTCGTTGGGGTATTTCAAATGATCGCTTCATTCGTACAACCAGCCACCGCCATCAGTTACTAGTAGAGGCTTTTTTTCACCGTGTCGAGACCTCCGGCGATGTATATCTTGGTCGGCAGCAGGGTTGGTATTGCGTCGGTTGTGAAGAATACAAGGACGAACCTCCACAAGCCCAGTCACCATGTTGCCCTATTCACCAGAAGCCTCTTGAATGGAGGGATGAGGAGAATCTTTTTTTCAAACTCTCTCGTTTCCAATCAAAAATCGAAGATCTCATTTCGCAGCCGGATTTCATCTGGCCAGTCATGCGCCGCAATGAAATACAGAATTTTGTAGCTCAGGGTCTTAGGGATTTTTCAATTTCAAGAGTTGATGTTGATTGGGGCCTACCTGTACCTGGTTATCCAAAACACACTTTTTATGTCTGGTTTGATGCGCTTGTAGGCTATTTGAGTGCTCTTTTAGATGATGGTGGCCAGGTTCGAATAGAACGTCTTGAGGAGTGCGGATGGCCTGCATCAGTACATTTAATTGGCAAGGATATCCTCCGTTTTCATGCAGTCTACTGGCCCGCAATGCTGATCTCAGCTGGCTTACCCTTGCCAAAACAAGTTTTTGGCCACGGCTTTCTCACTCGTGAAGGTCAAAAGATGGGTAAATCACTAGGAAATGTTCTTGATCCAGAGAAACTGCTAGAAATATGTGGTGCAGATGCTGTTCGATGGTATTTATTGCGTGACATCCAGTTCGGTCATGATGGTGACTTTCAGCAGAAAAGATTTATGGATTTAGTTAATAACGACTTGGCAAATACAATCGGAAATCTGCTGAACCGAACTTCGACTATGGCAAGAAAATGGTTTGAAGGATCTGTCCCTACACATCGCGATGAAATAGATTACGCTCATCCCTTAGTGACCACTGCTGAAACAACAATTACCATCGTACGTCAATCAATGCCATCCATGGCTTTTCATGATGCAGCTGAGGCGATCCTTAAATTGGCTATAGCAGCCAACGTCTACCTCAACGAAACTGCACCTTGGAGTCGAATGAAGACGCCTGGCAATGAAGCCGAAGTGGCTGATGATCTTTACTCAGTTTTGGAAGCATGCCGACTTGTAGGACTATTAATTAATCCTCTTGTACCTTCTCTAAGCGAACGCTTGCTCAACCAATTGGGATTAAGTATTGATGGCAACGATTGGTCTAAAGGTTTAGCTTGGGGACAATTGCAAAGTGGAGCTTTATTGCCACCATCTCAACCCGTAATGCAAAGACTAGAACTCTCTTCTTCCCTCTAA
- the lptC gene encoding LPS export ABC transporter periplasmic protein LptC: MQFNLLPLRHLGSLLLIITMVGCQESPSPQKKSSVPFVFKSLELRHKQADGSRDWDLNSPLARYELGSRVVRARNPEGVLYKGNKPSFEVSAQAATVLNDGETVLLEGNVKVQQLKGEKVLITGDRLRWTPKESKMVIEQRPQALDNLSRISAKTVLFQQLTQEIVFKGPTKFERWKKQRNYNYEPSIVIRGHNGRWNLDSGKLNAMGPILGHRIVNKSDIPQQLTATSLQGNTKKGYLDLITPVTLTIPEQKASLLAQTTRWKFNSEKIESNQPFTATQERSTYRGNSFKVDLARTEVEIPQKCELNQPGEQLKAEKCIWNWSTEEVQAIGDVILKREANNHITRSDKLEGRIGEEGTVSFSSSDSKVRSQLTIEAGKEKSILSSKSSPPIQF, encoded by the coding sequence ATGCAATTCAACCTTCTACCATTACGTCATCTTGGCAGTCTGCTGCTGATCATAACGATGGTGGGATGTCAGGAATCGCCATCACCACAGAAGAAATCATCAGTTCCTTTCGTATTTAAATCTCTAGAGCTTCGCCACAAGCAAGCTGATGGATCACGAGACTGGGACCTAAACAGCCCCTTAGCTCGCTATGAATTAGGTAGCAGAGTTGTAAGGGCTCGTAACCCAGAAGGTGTTCTGTACAAAGGAAACAAACCATCATTTGAAGTTAGTGCTCAGGCCGCCACAGTTTTAAATGATGGTGAGACAGTGCTGCTAGAAGGAAATGTAAAGGTTCAGCAGCTTAAAGGAGAAAAAGTGTTGATCACTGGTGACCGTTTGCGTTGGACACCTAAAGAATCGAAGATGGTGATTGAGCAACGACCACAAGCTCTTGATAATCTTTCAAGAATTAGTGCCAAGACAGTATTATTTCAACAGTTAACCCAAGAAATAGTATTTAAAGGTCCAACAAAATTTGAACGTTGGAAAAAACAACGCAATTACAATTATGAACCCTCCATTGTGATCCGCGGACACAATGGCCGCTGGAATTTAGACAGCGGCAAACTTAATGCTATGGGGCCAATCCTTGGCCACCGAATTGTAAATAAAAGTGATATTCCACAGCAACTTACAGCTACAAGCTTGCAGGGAAACACGAAAAAGGGTTACCTTGATTTAATCACGCCTGTTACACTTACGATTCCAGAACAAAAAGCAAGTTTACTTGCACAGACAACGCGTTGGAAATTCAATAGCGAAAAGATTGAAAGCAATCAACCATTCACCGCAACTCAGGAAAGATCAACCTATCGCGGAAACAGTTTCAAAGTTGATCTTGCCCGTACAGAAGTAGAAATTCCTCAGAAGTGTGAACTTAATCAACCTGGCGAACAACTCAAGGCTGAAAAATGTATTTGGAATTGGAGCACGGAGGAGGTTCAGGCAATTGGCGATGTAATCTTAAAGCGAGAAGCAAATAATCATATTACTCGAAGTGATAAACTAGAAGGGCGAATTGGAGAAGAGGGAACAGTATCTTTCTCGTCATCTGATTCTAAAGTGAGATCACAACTAACAATTGAAGCAGGCAAGGAAAAATCGATCCTTTCCTCTAAGTCCTCTCCTCCAATTCAGTTCTAA
- a CDS encoding cofactor assembly of complex C subunit B yields MRPVALISLIAGLLTLSLAVFNALTVDLVTPSFQRAEVLAGVAAVGLMLMAVLWTQASPMAPSKQILEGNQRFELVDGLNDELQKELAWGSHLLLTATPAAVILVYWNNQVLLRRGISGNGKFVPGEICRQARDRGELISLVNTSLFPGRIEFNPIIENLPAVMVYPLASNGWVVLGGCSERCFSRSDELWLIGWSQRLRTELEERT; encoded by the coding sequence ATGCGACCAGTTGCGCTTATTTCCCTGATTGCTGGGCTGTTGACCCTGTCTTTGGCAGTATTTAATGCTTTGACAGTGGACCTTGTTACGCCGAGCTTTCAGCGTGCTGAGGTCCTGGCTGGCGTTGCCGCCGTGGGGTTGATGCTTATGGCAGTGTTATGGACACAAGCGAGCCCGATGGCTCCCAGTAAGCAGATCCTTGAGGGAAATCAGAGATTCGAATTAGTAGATGGATTGAACGATGAATTACAAAAAGAACTTGCCTGGGGAAGTCATTTATTACTTACAGCAACCCCAGCGGCAGTGATCCTAGTGTATTGGAATAATCAGGTTCTTTTACGTCGAGGAATAAGTGGTAATGGTAAATTCGTTCCAGGTGAAATCTGTAGACAGGCTAGAGATCGAGGCGAATTGATTTCATTAGTTAACACATCATTGTTTCCTGGGAGAATCGAATTTAATCCAATTATTGAGAACTTGCCTGCTGTCATGGTCTATCCATTAGCATCTAATGGATGGGTTGTTCTGGGGGGATGTTCCGAGCGATGTTTTAGTCGTTCAGATGAACTCTGGTTGATTGGATGGTCGCAACGTCTTAGAACTGAATTGGAGGAGAGGACTTAG
- a CDS encoding tellurite resistance TerB family protein, translating into MSDAGTLAQMGCVVPAFMTDAEAFAAVALAAVSCDGVLGRDEAHALRRLLEFRHPYRESSEAAMGELFDQLLGLLRQEGVDGLISKALPALSLLQQESALAVAAQLVHSDREVSKEEAAFLEDLACKLDLPSDRARIVIQAISALNRDSLLS; encoded by the coding sequence ATGTCAGATGCAGGCACTCTTGCTCAAATGGGTTGTGTTGTTCCAGCTTTCATGACCGACGCTGAAGCCTTTGCAGCAGTGGCCCTCGCTGCCGTTTCTTGTGACGGGGTTCTCGGTCGCGACGAAGCCCATGCCCTTCGTCGCCTACTTGAATTCAGACACCCCTATCGGGAGAGCTCGGAAGCCGCTATGGGCGAGCTTTTTGATCAACTCCTAGGCCTGTTGCGCCAGGAGGGTGTAGATGGACTGATTAGCAAAGCCTTACCTGCCCTGTCTTTGCTTCAACAGGAAAGTGCCTTGGCAGTTGCCGCCCAACTAGTCCATTCAGATCGCGAGGTCTCAAAGGAGGAAGCTGCTTTCCTGGAGGATCTAGCCTGCAAGCTTGACTTACCTTCTGATCGAGCAAGGATTGTGATTCAAGCAATTTCTGCTCTGAATCGAGACAGCTTGCTCAGCTGA
- the psb32 gene encoding photosystem II repair protein Psb32, which yields MPVLRSSRFLGVLISILLGLILLVPGAFAITTEDFPVARPEGHVFDSADVLSRVSRSQIEGRLVELGNERLDARLITLRKLDYGVSLSNFGISLIDRWSTNAGEKELPLLVMLIDAQTKQTVVLADTSLRSILPDALLQSTGRTTMNKPVVGGERYQQASFEAIARLQVVLDGGEDPGPPIETFSAIKETNIPSQEQTQSSNATLVVVVLMVVGTIVPMATWWVFSR from the coding sequence ATGCCTGTGCTGAGATCAAGCCGCTTTCTCGGTGTTCTGATCAGCATCCTCCTGGGTCTGATTCTCCTTGTACCAGGAGCCTTTGCCATAACAACAGAAGATTTTCCTGTTGCAAGGCCTGAAGGCCATGTTTTCGATTCTGCTGATGTCCTAAGCAGAGTGTCTCGTTCTCAGATTGAAGGACGTCTTGTTGAGCTCGGAAACGAAAGACTTGATGCTCGCTTGATTACTCTTCGTAAACTTGATTATGGTGTTTCCCTTTCCAACTTCGGTATTTCGCTGATCGATCGATGGTCCACAAACGCTGGTGAAAAAGAGCTGCCCCTGCTAGTGATGTTGATAGATGCACAAACCAAGCAAACTGTTGTCTTGGCAGATACAAGTTTAAGAAGCATATTACCGGACGCCCTTTTGCAGAGCACTGGCCGTACGACAATGAATAAGCCAGTGGTGGGAGGCGAGCGCTACCAGCAAGCATCCTTTGAAGCAATTGCTCGCTTACAAGTTGTATTGGATGGAGGGGAAGACCCAGGACCTCCTATCGAAACGTTTAGCGCAATTAAGGAAACCAATATCCCATCACAAGAACAAACACAAAGCAGTAATGCAACACTAGTGGTCGTTGTCTTGATGGTTGTAGGCACCATCGTTCCGATGGCCACTTGGTGGGTGTTCTCTCGCTGA
- the pxcA gene encoding proton extrusion protein PcxA: MTLRDWMRTFGEARSIDINNDLERGYEAALLIQTLELEYYGDRPIRPNLQLSVPRSLQSTILRKFHTAANICRLTFEAIKPNVSQLDSQEYRKYQLIETIVNRYAPKRSSRSTSISRAPDALPRSLLGLVDKVRRQLDPTSEATLVAGFRRRRDSTLISLKIILLLILVPLLVQQISRTYLITPAIDYLAPELPFLSYPKPQLEEQAVEKLRVFKAEIEFDALLKGDSIPSQDELQKALAIKAIQLKDEADKESTHAIKNVLADLAALIAFAFVCIINREELRVLRGFLDEAIYGLSDSAKAFAIILFTDMFVGFHSPEGWQVLLQGIANHFGFPARENFILLFIATFPVILATIFKYWIFRYLNRVSPSSVATLRGMNGSS; the protein is encoded by the coding sequence ATGACGCTTAGGGACTGGATGAGAACATTTGGGGAAGCTCGATCGATAGACATCAATAATGACCTTGAACGTGGTTACGAAGCAGCACTTCTGATCCAGACACTTGAGCTTGAATACTACGGCGATCGGCCTATAAGACCCAACCTGCAACTTTCTGTTCCTCGATCATTACAGTCAACCATATTGCGCAAATTTCATACTGCCGCAAATATCTGTCGTTTAACGTTTGAGGCTATTAAGCCTAATGTCAGCCAACTTGACAGTCAGGAATATCGAAAATATCAGTTAATTGAGACGATTGTTAATCGCTATGCCCCGAAGCGTTCGTCAAGATCAACATCTATAAGCAGGGCACCCGACGCTCTTCCCAGATCACTTCTTGGTTTAGTTGATAAGGTGCGACGACAGCTTGATCCAACATCCGAGGCGACATTGGTTGCAGGTTTTCGCCGCCGTCGCGATTCCACTCTGATCTCATTAAAGATCATCTTGCTGCTAATTCTGGTGCCGTTACTAGTGCAACAGATCAGCCGAACTTATCTCATTACTCCGGCGATTGACTACTTGGCCCCAGAGCTGCCATTTCTGAGTTATCCCAAACCCCAACTTGAAGAACAGGCTGTTGAAAAACTTAGAGTATTTAAGGCAGAGATAGAGTTTGATGCCCTACTCAAAGGTGATTCAATCCCAAGTCAAGACGAACTACAGAAGGCTCTGGCAATAAAAGCAATTCAACTTAAGGATGAAGCTGATAAGGAAAGCACACATGCAATAAAAAATGTCCTAGCAGATCTCGCAGCACTGATTGCTTTTGCTTTTGTTTGTATAATTAATCGGGAAGAGTTGAGAGTTCTCCGAGGGTTTCTAGACGAAGCAATTTACGGCTTAAGTGACTCTGCAAAGGCATTCGCAATCATTCTTTTTACAGATATGTTTGTAGGCTTCCACAGTCCCGAAGGGTGGCAGGTATTATTGCAGGGGATTGCAAATCATTTTGGATTTCCAGCTCGAGAAAATTTCATACTTTTATTCATTGCCACCTTCCCTGTGATACTTGCAACCATCTTTAAGTACTGGATTTTCCGTTATCTCAATCGTGTCTCTCCCTCTTCTGTTGCAACCCTACGCGGAATGAATGGTAGTAGCTAA
- the cobU gene encoding bifunctional adenosylcobinamide kinase/adenosylcobinamide-phosphate guanylyltransferase — MVVANTIPILNGLTLVSGPSRGGKSRWAEHLVKQFKSVTYIATSPRRAGDKNWEQRLEKHRNRRPKHWSVIESGPDLKKAIIQMPRSDIVLIEALGGFVAWHLDQPSSNWRALKNDLLQTIKQHDASIVIVIEETGWGVVPSTSNGGLFRDRLGKLSQELEPLASNSWLVIQGRALNLKQLGIAVP, encoded by the coding sequence ATGGTAGTAGCTAACACTATTCCTATACTTAATGGCCTTACCCTAGTTTCAGGCCCGAGCAGAGGTGGAAAGAGTCGATGGGCTGAACACTTGGTCAAACAGTTCAAGTCTGTAACTTATATCGCCACCTCGCCGAGAAGAGCTGGCGACAAGAATTGGGAGCAAAGGCTTGAAAAACATCGTAATCGTCGACCAAAGCACTGGTCAGTAATTGAATCTGGCCCAGACCTTAAAAAGGCAATCATTCAAATGCCAAGATCAGATATTGTTTTAATTGAAGCGTTGGGTGGTTTTGTTGCATGGCATCTCGACCAACCTTCGAGCAATTGGAGAGCCCTGAAGAACGATCTACTACAAACGATTAAACAACATGATGCATCCATCGTGATTGTCATTGAGGAAACTGGCTGGGGTGTTGTACCCAGTACATCCAATGGAGGTCTTTTTAGAGATCGTCTTGGGAAGCTATCTCAGGAACTGGAACCGTTGGCATCAAACAGCTGGCTTGTCATACAGGGTCGAGCATTGAATCTCAAACAACTTGGTATTGCGGTGCCATGA
- a CDS encoding tRNA (cytidine(34)-2'-O)-methyltransferase, protein MNDPNKRSPLRVALYEPRIPPNTGNIARTCAAFRIPLALIEPLGFSLDDRYLRRAGLDYWPHVDLSVHSDLDTFRKCLPLNHRLIGCSRFGGIPLRSMRFQTGDVLLFGREDTGLPSKVRQQCDQITTIPMPGAASEQGQGGVRSLNLSVACAIVSFEAGRQLGLW, encoded by the coding sequence ATGAACGATCCAAATAAACGTTCACCATTACGCGTAGCTCTATACGAGCCACGTATTCCACCAAATACAGGAAATATCGCCAGAACCTGTGCAGCCTTCCGCATTCCACTAGCCCTGATTGAACCTCTTGGGTTCAGCCTTGATGATCGCTATCTACGTAGAGCAGGACTTGATTACTGGCCTCACGTCGATTTATCAGTTCATTCTGACCTGGATACATTTCGCAAGTGCCTGCCATTAAATCATCGACTGATCGGTTGCAGCAGATTTGGAGGAATCCCCCTCCGTTCGATGCGTTTCCAAACCGGAGATGTTTTGCTTTTCGGCCGTGAGGACACCGGTCTTCCTAGCAAAGTCCGTCAGCAGTGTGATCAGATCACGACAATTCCCATGCCTGGAGCAGCAAGTGAACAGGGGCAGGGCGGAGTAAGGAGCCTAAACCTGTCTGTGGCTTGCGCCATCGTGAGCTTTGAGGCTGGCCGGCAACTGGGGCTGTGGTGA
- a CDS encoding M23 family metallopeptidase produces the protein MKPLLLLISSFAAPVLALGNLGSLPGYADSAVGEKVKISSTTSQQLIWIKVALPITIEELAGKLGLKATELSKLNKNSSDTELNKGSWVVLPRSVHGRLGRISYLDSDEALLHDPIKILDNSSNKTNRLNRQLDETKKKNNFYSFNGLNKNKNQVQVQTKISSNNILKKQCSIESPCNCPTCLVVESQVNPSDLFTSSNGMLRLGTIDSDSYIWPTKGVFTSGFGWRWGRMHQGIDIANLTGTPIVASKDGIVTHAGWMAGYGYLVEISHSDGASTRYAHNSKLLVRKGQLVPQGATISKMGSTGRSTGPHLHFEIRKKGGIAMNPRTLLPADMV, from the coding sequence ATGAAGCCCCTGTTGTTGCTTATCTCTTCCTTTGCAGCACCAGTGCTTGCGTTAGGAAACCTTGGGTCCTTACCTGGCTATGCAGATAGTGCTGTAGGGGAGAAGGTCAAGATCTCAAGCACAACCTCACAGCAACTGATATGGATAAAAGTTGCCTTGCCAATAACCATAGAGGAACTTGCAGGCAAGCTCGGACTGAAAGCGACTGAACTGTCAAAACTCAATAAAAATTCATCAGATACAGAACTGAACAAAGGCAGTTGGGTTGTTTTGCCAAGATCTGTTCATGGCCGCTTGGGTCGAATCAGTTACCTGGATTCAGATGAGGCACTGCTGCATGACCCTATTAAAATACTCGACAACTCAAGCAACAAAACCAATCGCTTGAATCGACAACTTGATGAAACTAAGAAAAAAAATAATTTTTACTCTTTCAATGGTCTAAATAAGAATAAAAATCAAGTCCAGGTCCAAACAAAGATAAGTAGCAACAACATCCTCAAAAAGCAGTGTTCAATTGAGTCTCCATGCAACTGCCCCACCTGCTTAGTTGTTGAATCACAAGTGAACCCATCAGATCTATTCACCAGTAGCAATGGCATGCTCCGGCTAGGAACCATTGATTCTGATTCCTACATATGGCCTACTAAAGGTGTGTTCACATCTGGTTTCGGATGGAGGTGGGGGAGAATGCATCAGGGTATTGACATCGCCAATCTGACGGGCACACCCATCGTGGCTTCTAAAGACGGAATTGTGACCCATGCTGGTTGGATGGCTGGTTATGGTTATCTTGTGGAAATCTCTCACTCAGACGGTGCATCGACTAGATACGCACACAACAGCAAACTCTTAGTCCGCAAAGGCCAGCTTGTACCCCAAGGAGCTACCATCTCAAAAATGGGCAGTACTGGGCGTAGTACTGGGCCACATCTTCATTTTGAGATCAGAAAGAAGGGTGGCATAGCCATGAATCCAAGAACGCTACTTCCAGCCGATATGGTCTGA
- a CDS encoding peptidoglycan DD-metalloendopeptidase family protein codes for MNSLPLLISTIAAPVLALGTLIHLPGQASKYHHPSSHPLPPPVLPQPDGQIWVKVNRPATIKFIAHQLGISLSEISALNDQPSANRLMAGSWIVLPVSAMARLQQSKSLDITTVSQNLPPVTAPAPPPSLVKIESGDSIASIAKQHGQTHQRIRQLNPGLQFNQLTVGGNIRVAKATRPQKRKLTTTLGSNNLQSLSLISNGVGWIDLGDTNSYIWPTKGVITSGYGWRWGRMHQGIDIANKVNTPILSAKGGIVSYAGWKGAYGYLVEIAHVNGDSTRYAHNNRLLVKKGQILPQGATIATMGSTGRSTGPHLHFEIRKKSGTAINPATLLPSKIVTIAPNLHYCYHHKSFHEHHA; via the coding sequence ATGAACTCGCTGCCGTTGCTGATCTCAACCATCGCCGCGCCAGTACTTGCACTCGGGACACTCATCCACCTGCCTGGCCAAGCCAGTAAATATCATCATCCCTCCTCCCATCCATTACCACCACCTGTTCTCCCTCAACCTGATGGACAAATATGGGTCAAAGTCAACAGACCAGCAACGATTAAATTCATTGCTCATCAGCTTGGCATCTCTTTGTCTGAGATTTCAGCGCTCAATGATCAGCCATCAGCCAACAGGCTGATGGCTGGCAGTTGGATTGTGTTACCTGTCTCAGCTATGGCTCGTTTGCAGCAGTCCAAGTCTTTAGACATAACAACAGTCAGCCAAAACCTGCCGCCAGTGACCGCGCCTGCTCCACCTCCAAGCTTGGTCAAAATAGAAAGCGGAGACTCGATTGCATCAATTGCCAAGCAGCATGGTCAAACACATCAGAGGATTCGTCAGCTAAATCCAGGACTTCAGTTCAATCAACTCACAGTGGGTGGGAATATTCGAGTTGCCAAGGCAACACGTCCTCAAAAGAGGAAATTAACTACAACTCTTGGCAGTAACAACCTTCAATCCCTATCTCTAATAAGTAATGGAGTTGGATGGATAGATCTAGGTGATACTAACTCTTATATTTGGCCGACAAAGGGTGTAATCACGTCAGGATATGGCTGGCGTTGGGGAAGAATGCATCAAGGTATTGATATCGCGAATAAGGTCAATACACCTATCCTTTCGGCAAAAGGCGGCATTGTTTCCTATGCGGGCTGGAAAGGAGCTTACGGATATCTTGTAGAAATAGCACATGTAAACGGAGATTCAACTCGTTATGCTCACAACAATCGACTACTTGTTAAAAAGGGGCAGATCTTACCCCAAGGAGCCACAATCGCAACAATGGGGAGCACAGGACGAAGCACCGGGCCTCACCTACACTTTGAGATAAGAAAGAAGAGTGGAACAGCAATCAATCCAGCAACACTCCTACCCTCAAAAATAGTGACAATAGCGCCCAATCTTCACTATTGCTATCATCACAAATCCTTCCACGAACATCATGCATGA
- a CDS encoding peroxiredoxin, which yields MTTNECLRVGQQAPDFNATAVVDQEFKEISLSQYRGKYVVLFFYPLDFTFVCPTEITAFSDRYTDFSSRNTEVLGVSVDSQFSHLAWIQTSRKEGGLGDINYPLIADLKKEISTAYNVLDDEAGVALRGLFIIDPDGVIMHSTINNLPVGRNVDETLRVLQAFQYVQSHPDEVCPANWTPGEKTMKPDPVGSKEFFASIN from the coding sequence ATGACGACCAACGAATGCCTACGGGTGGGTCAGCAGGCCCCAGACTTCAACGCTACAGCTGTTGTTGATCAAGAGTTTAAGGAAATAAGCCTATCCCAATACAGGGGGAAGTATGTGGTTTTATTCTTTTATCCTCTAGATTTCACTTTTGTATGCCCAACAGAAATTACAGCATTTAGTGATCGTTACACTGATTTCTCAAGCCGAAACACAGAGGTATTAGGTGTTTCAGTTGATAGTCAGTTCAGCCATCTTGCATGGATCCAGACATCACGTAAGGAAGGAGGTCTTGGTGACATCAACTATCCACTAATAGCTGATCTCAAGAAAGAGATTTCGACAGCCTATAACGTTTTAGATGATGAAGCTGGAGTAGCCCTACGTGGTTTGTTTATCATTGACCCAGATGGAGTAATAATGCATTCAACAATTAACAACCTACCAGTAGGAAGGAACGTGGATGAGACATTACGTGTACTGCAGGCCTTTCAGTATGTACAGTCACATCCAGATGAGGTATGCCCTGCTAATTGGACACCAGGAGAGAAAACAATGAAACCAGATCCAGTTGGAAGCAAGGAGTTCTTCGCCTCAATAAATTAA